The sequence below is a genomic window from Deltaproteobacteria bacterium.
TTTGAATCCTGGCACGAGTCGCCGCGTTATCTGGATATGGATCCGGCATGAGATCATAGCGCATCACTATCGGAAGTCCATCGGCGCTGAACTGCCAATCACCGTACCCATATTTTTTGTATTCCTGAATGAGCGGAAGCTCACTCAGATACAGTCCCGTTCCAGAGTTTGGCCCGGAAGGTTGCTTTGGAACGGGAAACGACAGCACCCGTGTGGTCGTGGTGACCACAGTGGAATCAATCGGGTATTCGGCTATAGAACTCCTGCTGCTTTCACATCCTGTATTCAACGCTCCAAAATAGATACACGCAGCCGTCCCAACGGAATATTTCACAAACTCTCGCCGGGTCAGGCCACAGACGAACTGGAGATCGTTGCCGGCACGGACCATTTTCAAATCGTCGCCAGCCAAAATTTTATTTCCCATTTTTGATTTGTCGTCAGTCACAAGATTCTCCTCATAATCGATCATTTTTCAATTCAGCATATTTTCGCAATCATCGGCTCAACGCTCCAATTCGTCGAGAATCGTGTTGACCGTGTCGACCATCATCACCAACTGGGCCTTGATCGAATCAAGGCTTTGACCGCAGGTCCGGCAGTCCCAGACATTGGATACCATGACATAGCAGGTGTCTATCTCCGGCTTGTATCCCATGAGGGTCAGATACCCTTCGTGGGCCCCGCTGTGGCCGTAGCCCTCCTTTTCCGTGAAACGAATGCCCAATCCATAGGTGGACGTCGAGCCGTTCGAGGTCGGCAAACCGTCCATCATCGTTTCCACCGTGTCAATGCGCAGACCAGCCTGACCGGAGAAAAACCGCCGGCACCACGAGGATAGGTCTCCGGGCGTGGTGATCATGTTCCCGTTGCCCACGAAGGCCGACATATTCGAGAGGGTCACGTCGGCCAGGGTGGAGTTGTGCCACAGAAAACCGGGAACGAACGGAGTGGGCAGGGTGTCGTTCGCCCCCTGCCAGGGCAAGGAGGTCTCGTTCAAATTGTTGGGAACGAGCAGCTCGT
It includes:
- a CDS encoding class A beta-lactamase-related serine hydrolase, producing the protein IRMVLMHRAGIFDLSNQNIEENEATKDEPYVKLNYLEYVMAQDPDHQFTFDEMFGVIAKGRQAQFSPPGLKYQYSDTGYCLLAVIVERVSGKTYGDFVRDELLVPNNLNETSLPWQGANDTLPTPFVPGFLWHNSTLADVTLSNMSAFVGNGNMITTPGDLSSWCRRFFSGQAGLRIDTVETMMDGLPTSNGSTSTYGLGIRFTEKEGYGHSGAHEGYLTLMGYKPEIDTCYVMVSNVWDCRTCGQSLDSIKAQLVMMVDTVNTILDELER